Genomic segment of Thermoanaerobacterium sp. PSU-2:
ATATACCTTCATAAATCTATTTATTTTTTTTATTTTGTCAATATAACTTTTTAAAAATAAGATTTCTTTTTCTTTTTGCTCATATAATTGATCTTTAATCCTATAGTTAAAATTTTTATGCAAATTTATATTAAAATAAGTTTTATTCTTGTTACTAAAAATAAATTCTTTTAAGTCTTTAAAAGTTTCCGGCATGACTATAGAACTTTTGCTAAACTTCTTTTTAAATTTTTTAATAAACTCATCAATACTAAATGAATTATCAAATATTTCTTTATTAAAATGATTTCTGTATATCTTACTTAGCAAAGCTATTTTTATATTTTTTGTATATTTCTTATATAACATTTTTGTATTAAATACTGCCGACGAAAAGTAGCTTATCAATATCATATTGTCAATATATCCATTATTTATTATAATATTAAAACAAATCAATTCCCAGGGAACGTCATTATCATCTAATATTTCAACATTAAATCCAAAATACTTTATAAAACTTTCATTAGGATGTTTTTTGACTATTAATTTAAACTCCCTAATATACTCAAATAATAAATTTAAGAATATTTTCTCATCAATCACATTCTTTTCATCCAAAGCACCAATATATTGATCAAAAAATATTATATCACTAGAAAATTTTTTATAATTATAATTAAAAATATAATTTAATTCATTGCACATTTCAACACTAGAATTAGGATCTGAAATTATATTTTCAAATTCTATTTTTCTCAATGTTTTTTTTAATTTGCTAACATAACAATCCGGATCAAACAGCCATATTTCATCAATTCGATTTAGATCAACTGTATTGTTTTCTATTATATTTGATTTTGTCCATTCCTCATAAGCTTCTTTAATCATATAAGTACCTATACCTTCATCTGTCAAAATTATTTTAACTTTTTTATTTTTAACTAAATTAAATAATATACGACTGTACTTTGTTCCCCAAGTAAAATAATGAAGTATATCTATTTTATAATTTGTCATAATTTCAATTAATTGATTTTCTATTCTCATATTTTCCCCGGATAGTTCATCAATTAATACAACTTTATCCCAAATTTTAATTTTATCCAATCTTTTATATATATCGACTAAATTGCTTAAATGATTTGGTATAAATATAAAATTTTTATCATCTTTATAAAGAGTTTTAGCTAAAATATATGATACAAATATATGGAAACTAGTAGCACATGAAAAATATATATTCATTACTTTAATTCTCCTAAAATTATAAATTTTTTTCCTATGCTATTACCTACATTATCATAGTCTTGATTTATATATCCTTAAGTCTATTAAAACTAAAATGTTTCCTCCTATCTAACCTCAATTTTTAATTTTTCATTCACCGTATATACAATTTCATATCCTTTTTTTAAATTAAATTGAATATAATAAGCTCCTTTCACATTTGGAATAGTTATTGGTACATCTACATCTACAAAATATTTATAATAAATTTCTCCCGGAATAACTATATTCCCCAAATCTGATTTTACTGCTTTCAAATTGCTGTCCAGAATATTATAAGATAATATTACAGGTTGAGGTTCAGAGCTATTCCATACGTGTGAGCCTTCATTCACAAGTCTTAACTGCAAGTTTGTATTTTGACCACGCAAAAAATTTAAATTGTTTGTTTTATTTATTATATCAGCCTTATATTCAACTGGTACCTCGTCTGTAAATCTACTATAAAAATTACTTGAAACATGGACATTAGCAGCTAAAAATAATATAGACATTAAAAGAAAAAATATTGATACAATGCTTTTTTTTATTTTCGACAAAATTCATCACCCACTATAATATTTGCCATTCATGATTTAGCCTAAATATTCCGACTTCTTTTGTCTCTGAGTATGTATTAAAAGTCAAAACCGATTTTTTGTAGTCATAAAGTTCTCCATTAATTCTATGACAAGATACATCAAGGAAATATTCACCATCGAGAAGATTTAATTCTTTTATCCGAAACAATACTTCACCTTCACCTTTCAATTCTTTAATATTTATACTATCAAGGTGCGTATTTGTGCCAAAACAGTTTAATCCATTATTATTGTATACTGCCATCCCAAATACCACATCATTCCCTACGTCCGAATTACGTTTGTAAGATATTTTAATTATAGCTTCATCACCTGTTTTAAAAGTGTTTTTTTCTTCGCCGTCAACACCAATAAGATTAACTTTTGTTATTATTATTTCGCCTGTCCCAATGATACGTTCTTCTCCTGTATCTTTTCCTGTGGTATTTTCAACTGTTTCCAACGCTTTTTTATTGTCCCTATCTGCGACAAAATCAAGATATGATCTTATTACATCTCTAGGATTCCCCTCACCTTTTACAATACCTTTATCAATCCAAACCGCCTTATCACATAACCTTTCTATTGAACCAAGATCATGAGATACAATAACAATTGTCACACCAGCTCTTTTAAACTCATGGAGTTTATTAAAACATTTTTTTTGAAAGTGATCATCTCCAACAGCTAATATTTCATCAATTAAAAGTATATCCGGATCTATATTTATAGCAACTGAGAATGCAAGCCTCATATACATACCTGATGAGTATGTCCTTACAGGGGTATCAATAAACTCCTCTAATTCTGAAAAAGATATGATTTCTTCGATCTTTTTATCAATTTCTCTTTTTGTAAAGCCAAAAATTGATGCATTAACATATATGTTTTCCCTCCCTGTAAAATCAGGATGAAAACCTGCCCCCAATTCAATAAGACTCGATACTTTGCCTCTTGTTATAATTTCACCTTTATCAGGATATATAATCTTAGAAATCAGCTTAAGAAGAGTACTTTTACCTGAACCATTTTCTCCAATTATGCCAATCGATTCTCCTTTTTCTACTTTCAAAGAAACATCTTTTAATGGTATAAATTCTTCAGTTAAATTTTTATTCCTTAATATAATCCTATCTTTTAATGTAGTTGGCTTACCTCTATGAATTTTATAAATTTTTGTTACGTCATTTAATTCTATAGCATACATAGTCATATTTCCTCCGCAAATCTTCTCTGTAGTCTATCAAACAAAATAAATGCAAATACATCAAAACATATAGACATCAAAAATATTAAAAGCAATGATTTTTTACTTGGCCAAAGTCCATAATAGAGAATATCTCTATACGGTAAAATAATTGATGTCATTGGATTTAAGAAGAATAATTTAAAATATCTTTCGGGTACTAAATTGATAGGAAAAACAATAGGCGTTAAATAAAACCACGCCATTGTCACAATTCCCAATATG
This window contains:
- a CDS encoding ABC transporter ATP-binding protein, producing the protein MYAIELNDVTKIYKIHRGKPTTLKDRIILRNKNLTEEFIPLKDVSLKVEKGESIGIIGENGSGKSTLLKLISKIIYPDKGEIITRGKVSSLIELGAGFHPDFTGRENIYVNASIFGFTKREIDKKIEEIISFSELEEFIDTPVRTYSSGMYMRLAFSVAINIDPDILLIDEILAVGDDHFQKKCFNKLHEFKRAGVTIVIVSHDLGSIERLCDKAVWIDKGIVKGEGNPRDVIRSYLDFVADRDNKKALETVENTTGKDTGEERIIGTGEIIITKVNLIGVDGEEKNTFKTGDEAIIKISYKRNSDVGNDVVFGMAVYNNNGLNCFGTNTHLDSINIKELKGEGEVLFRIKELNLLDGEYFLDVSCHRINGELYDYKKSVLTFNTYSETKEVGIFRLNHEWQIL